In Lactuca sativa cultivar Salinas chromosome 5, Lsat_Salinas_v11, whole genome shotgun sequence, the DNA window CAATTAAAAATGAGAAAAGAACAAACTAATAAACTCCATAcaaaaaatgagaaatttttACCTTCAAAGTTTCACCCTTATCTGTTTTACTTTCAGCATTTCCAAGATTCACATTCGGGACACTAAAATCTCCATTTTTGGAGTTGACTGAGCTTTCTGAACTTTTTGGAACCAAATCTTCTTTCTTTGCTTTTTGTTCTGTTGCACCTGTAACTGAAGATCCATTACTTAAAATGACATTCATTTGGGTCTCTTTTTGTACAATTGAGGATATTTGGGTCTCTTTTGGTACATTCAGGGGTATTGGGGTGTCTTTTGGTACAACACTGGAACCATTTCTCATTGGAATCTTTTGGGTCTCTTTTGATACATTGAGGCCATTACTCATTGGAATCTTTTGGGTTTCTTTTGATACACTGAGGCCATTATTCATTGGAATCTTTTCTTTCTGATGAACAACATCTGTAGTTTTCTTTGATGGAAAACTCTTTTGATCACGGAAATAAAACAACATGTAGGCTTTCTGCTCAAAAACCTTCTTTTCACTCACTTGATATACACGATTGTCATCAAGTGAATACCACATGCCACTAGATGTCCTAACAAAGCAATAATAGTGCCCAGAATGTGTACTCCAACCAGCATGAACCAAAACCCCATATAGAGTGTACTTCAAATCCCCATCCTGAATTGTAATAAAAGGTTTGTAAAATGCAAAAAAAACATCAATCTAGtgtcatttctttctattatgtTGCTTTTTCTTGAATTTACACCAACAAAACCAAGAAAAGAGATGAACTTGACTTACATATGGACCAGTGACAAAAGGTTTTAAGTCCAAAGTAGAACCGAATTggattttcttgtcaatcttttgGCCTGACATATGGGAACCGAATCTTTTAAGGTGAACAGTGAGGACATTGGGAGCTTTGTGAACTGTAAGCTGTTTTAAAGCCTTGACTTTTTGCTTGCATTGTTGGCACTGATACTGTTTTGCCCCTCCATCTAACTGTTCTTTAGCAGTGAAATTTGCAAAAGCTTTATACAAAGTGTCTGCTCTCAATATCTCCAGGCTTAAATCCAAGAATGGATCGAATTTGTTAGAGCAATAGTTACACTGCATGCATTTCACCTGAAAAATTGACACTTTGTTGTAACAGGAGCTTTCTAGGGCTATTTCCAATGATGAAGATGAGAAGAGCATTTACGTCTGTTTCACAGAAGAGAGACTATTACCTGACTTCGGAGACGACCACCAAATATCTTGTGGACTAAACTTTTATCATAGGCACTTTGTGATTCACTAGGGACTCCTGTAGGTAAGCAACATTTGTGCATTGATTCCAATAAATTTACCATGTACTCATGAGCATCCTCTTGCCTTGAATTCCTAAAAGTCCTAGATATGCCTAATTATATAGtcaaggatgttcaaagaaatgagGGGAAATGTATAAAAGAATATAACTTTATGAGAAAAGCCTCATTTTCTTGACTTTTTCTATTGAGTTGTTCTTTCTTGCATATAGCTTATTGGATCAAGTGTTGTAAGTTCAAATAGAAAAAGTGATAAAGATAtcatcttttttattttaatcaaGAAAGTGGTGAGCATAAAGTTATAGAAGGATACAACGCAAATTTGAAACAAGATCCTTGGGTGCTAATGATCTCCCTGAAGATTGTAGTGCACGGCTGACATGTTTTTGGATAGCACACAATGCACAAAATCCAGCTTTTTGACCTTCATAAAGTAAATGGAGAAATCGGTTATCTCACAAGGGGTAGCCATGTTTGTGATTGTGAGTGTCTATTTATTGAAGGGAGATAAAAGTGAAATATTTACAAGTAACTTGGTGCTTTCCACTTTGTAAATATGCAGCTAAAGGCTCGGTGTATG includes these proteins:
- the LOC111909247 gene encoding ubiquitin carboxyl-terminal hydrolase 23; the encoded protein is MAETLSLIDKNAIVTQKPISRENPGGESTESLAPVDKSPFRRIEFHLARKPFTGFTKGGGDGSFRLETLNPTSTSSNNTYGNQQGVGLDSVGGGSSAKKRDASELGNGLDPELSFGITFRRIGAGLENLGNTCFLNSVLQCLTYTEPLAAYLQSGKHQVTCQKAGFCALCAIQKHVSRALQSSGRSLAPKDLVSNLRCISRTFRNSRQEDAHEYMVNLLESMHKCCLPTGVPSESQSAYDKSLVHKIFGGRLRSQVKCMQCNYCSNKFDPFLDLSLEILRADTLYKAFANFTAKEQLDGGAKQYQCQQCKQKVKALKQLTVHKAPNVLTVHLKRFGSHMSGQKIDKKIQFGSTLDLKPFVTGPYDGDLKYTLYGVLVHAGWSTHSGHYYCFVRTSSGMWYSLDDNRVYQVSEKKVFEQKAYMLFYFRDQKSFPSKKTTDVVHQKEKIPMNNGLSVSKETQKIPMSNGLNVSKETQKIPMRNGSSVVPKDTPIPLNVPKETQISSIVQKETQMNVILSNGSSVTGATEQKAKKEDLVPKSSESSVNSKNGDFSVPNVNLGNAESKTDKGETLKENGRGELVVGSNSGGDGEKGAAMVVDTPDLPKMESLTNKEPHDQKVHKKAKNLPEMGSLTKKKDVDRKPNKKVKNFLKCKKIVSMKVSANVLMGTSLNRRKKKKHKQGKKIKKLDKEKSVNEGQPSSKKVKEQDVVKPPVENGFKERVNKDGAVLATNDLNGVSTGIQSNHLRDNSTQKDLLHLLTRGLDDRTVPRWDEGESTTSHIRERKRDLTIGYIGDEWDEEYDRGKRKKVRISKTEFDGKNPFQDIANERLKSEKPNLSKRPVNMKNEHFKKSRSGRPFRL